One window of Paenibacillus albicereus genomic DNA carries:
- a CDS encoding ABC transporter ATP-binding protein: MPFRTRREAASQSEARISVAGAAAGPALDRNAAAGRTPRWAEAAEAAAGGCASDAPDAPVAAEAIRLRLKYPGEDAPLLFRDLDVTIRRGEKVLLLGPSGCGKSTLLQVLGGLVPSAIPIPLKAERLVVPERPGYVFQDPEAQFCMPYADEEIAFALENQAVPRQEMPGRIAACLAQAGLVLPDPHTAISAMSQGMKQRLAVASMLAVGPDALLLDEPTALLDADGTAQVWDALRRIWDGRTVLIVEHKIDLIAGDMDRILLFSPDGRLEADGPPERIFRDCREHLRRYGVWYPGFWDDEAARRASGWGGPTPAASSGEASAEEKALGASPPAPPPAGAESARDSVRTASSAPAIGPHAATLPHAAACTAARTPLLELDGFAGLRGREVKVRADRLRVCAGDWIAVTGANGAGKSTLLLAIMRLVRSEGRMRLLGVPDTRLRKPRQAAQLAAYCFQNPEFQLVTDSVAEELAYSMPEGLAPQERADRTGELLGRFALSGLELRHPYQLSMGQKRRLSVASAMASGQRLLLLDEPTFGLDAAGTVSMMEQLEELRRSGCAILMVTHDDELVRRFATRLWQVEQGVARELPAPVRPASAPAPPPWDGPDREPVREPARGLVRGLDSGPGRGPTASPPTSSVTAPLSRPSLPKGAPFR; this comes from the coding sequence ATGCCCTTCAGGACTAGGCGCGAGGCAGCTTCGCAGAGCGAGGCGCGGATAAGCGTAGCCGGAGCGGCTGCGGGCCCGGCGCTTGATCGCAACGCCGCTGCCGGTCGCACCCCACGGTGGGCGGAAGCAGCTGAAGCGGCTGCCGGAGGCTGCGCCTCGGACGCCCCGGACGCACCGGTCGCGGCCGAGGCGATCCGCCTGCGGCTCAAGTACCCCGGCGAGGACGCGCCGCTGCTGTTCCGCGACCTCGACGTGACGATCCGGCGCGGCGAGAAGGTGCTGCTGCTCGGACCGAGCGGCTGCGGCAAGTCGACGCTGCTGCAGGTGCTCGGCGGCCTCGTGCCCTCGGCGATCCCGATTCCGCTCAAGGCCGAGCGGCTCGTCGTGCCGGAGCGGCCGGGCTACGTCTTTCAGGATCCGGAGGCGCAATTCTGCATGCCTTATGCGGACGAGGAGATCGCGTTCGCGCTGGAAAACCAAGCCGTGCCCCGCCAGGAGATGCCGGGACGGATCGCGGCGTGCCTGGCGCAGGCCGGTCTCGTCCTGCCCGATCCGCATACGGCCATCTCGGCGATGTCCCAAGGGATGAAGCAGCGGCTCGCCGTCGCCTCGATGCTGGCCGTCGGTCCCGACGCGCTGCTGCTCGACGAGCCGACCGCGCTGCTCGACGCCGACGGCACGGCCCAGGTATGGGACGCGCTGCGCCGCATCTGGGACGGCCGCACCGTGCTCATCGTGGAGCACAAGATCGACCTCATCGCCGGCGACATGGACCGCATCCTGCTGTTCTCGCCGGACGGCCGGCTGGAGGCGGACGGTCCGCCGGAGCGGATTTTCCGCGACTGCCGCGAGCATCTGCGCCGCTATGGGGTGTGGTACCCGGGCTTCTGGGACGACGAGGCCGCGCGGCGGGCCTCCGGATGGGGCGGGCCGACTCCGGCCGCTTCATCCGGAGAAGCGTCCGCGGAGGAGAAGGCTCTCGGCGCTTCGCCGCCCGCACCGCCCCCGGCAGGCGCGGAGAGCGCCCGGGACAGCGTTCGGACCGCGTCCTCTGCGCCGGCGATCGGACCGCACGCCGCGACGCTCCCGCACGCGGCCGCCTGCACGGCTGCGCGGACACCGCTGCTGGAGCTGGACGGCTTCGCCGGGCTGCGCGGCCGAGAAGTCAAGGTGCGGGCCGACCGCCTGCGCGTCTGCGCCGGCGACTGGATTGCCGTCACCGGAGCCAACGGCGCCGGCAAGAGCACGCTGCTGCTCGCCATCATGCGGCTCGTCCGCAGCGAAGGGCGGATGCGCCTCTTGGGCGTGCCGGATACCCGGCTGCGCAAGCCCCGGCAGGCGGCGCAGCTGGCGGCGTACTGCTTTCAGAATCCGGAGTTCCAGCTCGTCACGGACAGCGTCGCCGAGGAGCTGGCGTACTCCATGCCGGAGGGACTCGCTCCGCAGGAGCGGGCCGACCGTACCGGCGAGCTGCTCGGGCGGTTCGCGCTGAGCGGGCTGGAGCTGCGCCACCCGTATCAGCTGTCGATGGGACAGAAGCGCCGTCTGAGCGTCGCTTCCGCGATGGCCAGCGGCCAGCGGCTGCTGCTGCTCGACGAGCCGACGTTCGGCCTCGACGCCGCCGGCACCGTCTCGATGATGGAGCAGCTCGAGGAGCTGCGCCGGAGCGGCTGCGCCATCCTCATGGTGACGCATGACGACGAGCTCGTCCGCCGCTTCGCCACCCGCCTCTGGCAGGTCGAGCAAGGAGTCGCGCGGGAGCTTCCCGCTCCAGTGCGGCCGGCTTCGGCTCCGGCTCCGCCTCCGTGGGACGGACCGGACCGCGAACCAGTCCGCGAGCCGGCTCGCGGACTGGTTCGCGGACTGGATTCCGGACCGGGTCGCGGTCCAACGGCCTCGCCGCCCACTTCCTCCGTCACAGCCCCCCTCTCCCGTCCTTCCCTTCCGAAAGGAGCGCCGTTCCGATGA
- a CDS encoding VOC family protein — protein MIEGLYEAHLPVSDLERSRAFYAGLGLRQAWEDEDTIFFWIEEGRSWLGLWLAPELAALPYHPAIRHVAFRTDWEGLLRSAAWLESAGIEPVPFGRQPDASPFVRPHQANASIYFDDPDGNSLELMCSVAVPEDWREHTGKIPASAWPPDKEPQR, from the coding sequence TTGATCGAAGGCTTGTACGAGGCTCACTTGCCGGTGTCCGACCTAGAGCGCAGCCGAGCGTTCTATGCCGGTTTAGGCCTTCGCCAGGCTTGGGAGGACGAGGACACGATCTTTTTCTGGATCGAGGAAGGACGCAGCTGGCTCGGCTTATGGCTCGCTCCGGAGCTGGCGGCGCTGCCCTACCATCCGGCGATCCGGCACGTGGCGTTCCGCACCGACTGGGAGGGGCTCCTGCGCAGCGCGGCCTGGCTCGAGTCGGCCGGCATCGAGCCGGTGCCGTTCGGGCGGCAGCCGGACGCTTCCCCTTTCGTTCGCCCTCACCAGGCGAACGCGTCGATCTATTTCGACGACCCCGACGGCAACAGCCTGGAGCTGATGTGCTCCGTGGCGGTGCCCGAGGACTGGCGGGAGCATACGGGCAAAATTCCGGCATCCGCGTGGCCGCCGGACAAAGAACCCCAGCGTTGA
- a CDS encoding alanine racemase: protein MELNETSAGAEGLLAEGIDTPCVVIRSEAVDANIAAMAAEAARRGVRLRPHVKTHKLPELARRQVAAGACGITAAKLSEAEVMADGGIGDIFVAYPVVGAAKARRAAELAGRVRLIVGVDSLAGARQLSAAAEAAGLALEVRLEIESGLQRTGVPPEGALALAREIAAMPGLSLTGIFTYRGAMLGGAPTLDLRAAGHEEGRLMAGVAETLRRGGVAIRDVSVGSTPTAVYAAEIDGVTEIRPGTYVFQDRMQTAFGVCRPEDCAAEVWATVVSRPAPDRIVIDGGSKTFATDVQPDKPPLHLQGFGRVIGLPHAVFERMNEEHGVIRISPEDTCEPGDVLRIVPNHICSTVNLHGSVYVSGKSGLRRVPVAARGCIQ, encoded by the coding sequence ATGGAGCTTAACGAGACGTCGGCAGGAGCAGAGGGGCTGCTTGCGGAAGGCATCGACACGCCATGCGTCGTCATCCGCAGCGAGGCGGTCGACGCCAACATCGCGGCGATGGCCGCCGAGGCGGCGCGGCGCGGCGTGCGGCTGCGGCCGCATGTCAAGACGCACAAGCTGCCGGAGCTGGCGCGCCGGCAGGTCGCCGCAGGCGCCTGCGGCATCACCGCCGCCAAGCTGTCCGAGGCGGAGGTGATGGCGGACGGCGGGATCGGCGACATCTTCGTCGCCTACCCCGTCGTCGGCGCCGCCAAGGCGCGGCGCGCCGCCGAGCTGGCGGGGCGCGTCCGGCTCATCGTCGGCGTGGACAGCCTCGCCGGCGCGCGGCAGCTGTCGGCGGCCGCCGAGGCCGCCGGGCTGGCGCTGGAGGTCCGCCTCGAGATCGAGAGCGGCCTGCAGCGCACGGGCGTGCCGCCCGAGGGGGCGCTTGCGCTCGCGCGGGAGATCGCGGCGATGCCGGGGCTGTCGCTGACCGGCATCTTCACCTACCGCGGCGCGATGCTCGGCGGAGCGCCGACGCTCGACCTGCGGGCGGCCGGCCACGAGGAAGGCCGCCTCATGGCGGGCGTCGCCGAGACGTTGCGCCGGGGCGGCGTCGCGATCCGCGACGTGAGCGTCGGCTCGACGCCGACGGCCGTCTACGCCGCCGAGATCGACGGCGTGACGGAAATCCGGCCCGGCACCTATGTGTTCCAGGACCGGATGCAGACGGCATTCGGCGTCTGCCGGCCGGAGGACTGCGCCGCCGAGGTGTGGGCGACGGTCGTCAGCCGTCCCGCGCCCGACCGCATCGTCATCGACGGCGGCAGCAAGACGTTCGCCACCGACGTGCAGCCGGATAAGCCTCCGCTCCATCTGCAGGGCTTCGGCCGCGTCATCGGGCTGCCGCATGCGGTGTTCGAGCGCATGAACGAGGAGCACGGCGTCATCCGCATCTCGCCCGAGGATACCTGCGAGCCGGGCGACGTGCTGCGCATCGTGCCCAACCATATCTGCAGCACCGTCAACCTGCACGGCAGCGTGTACGTGAGCGGCAAGTCCGGTCTGCGCCGGGTGCCGGTCGCCGCGCGCGGCTGCATCCAATAA
- a CDS encoding ECF transporter S component: MSTATPSRRRPRSGHRLTLADILVTIVISVVFGLVYKVWGPMYDVLKPLGLHAEQLSYGMWFMAGTFAFLLIRKPGVAILAEVSAAAIEAFLGGSWGISTLWYGLFQGLGAELFFALFLYRKAGPIVAVLASIGAAVASIFIDRYYGYIDQLAFWNYALFVSMRLLGSIVIAGLFAWALARALERTGVTSLLRPASAKDYDALEG, translated from the coding sequence ATGTCCACCGCAACCCCGTCCCGCCGCCGGCCGCGCTCCGGCCATCGCCTCACTCTCGCCGACATCCTCGTCACGATCGTCATCTCGGTCGTCTTCGGCCTCGTCTACAAGGTCTGGGGCCCGATGTACGACGTCCTCAAGCCGCTCGGCCTGCACGCCGAGCAGCTCAGCTACGGCATGTGGTTCATGGCCGGCACGTTCGCCTTCCTGCTCATCCGCAAGCCCGGCGTGGCCATCCTGGCGGAAGTCTCCGCCGCCGCGATCGAGGCGTTCCTCGGCGGATCGTGGGGCATCTCGACGCTCTGGTACGGCCTGTTCCAGGGCCTCGGCGCCGAGCTGTTCTTCGCGTTGTTCCTGTACCGCAAGGCCGGTCCGATCGTCGCCGTGCTCGCCTCCATCGGTGCCGCCGTCGCCTCGATCTTCATCGACCGCTACTACGGCTACATCGACCAGCTCGCGTTCTGGAACTACGCGCTGTTCGTCTCGATGCGGCTGCTCGGCAGCATCGTCATCGCCGGCCTGTTCGCCTGGGCGCTGGCCCGCGCGCTCGAGCGCACCGGCGTGACGAGCCTGCTGCGTCCGGCTTCCGCCAAGGACTACGACGCGCTGGAGGGCTGA
- a CDS encoding aldo/keto reductase, with protein sequence MNYRRLGKTELNVSVVGIGTWQFGGEWGMDFSQDEVDAILDKGAELGINLIDTAECYGDHLSEQLIGGYLSRRKREDWIVATKFGHHFHERFKRTDVYGAGDVVRQLDASLKALRTDYVDLYQFHSGPDAAFDNDDLWTALDKQVQAGKIRHLGTSIGSNDNLHQTEGSTRVGSQAIQVVYNRLDRKPEERVFPACQAQDLGVLARVPLASGFLSGKYKPGTSFGATDVRHRQDAELVRRRLEEVERIAVEEVPQGVDMAAWALAWCLRHPAVTSVIPGCKNPQQVQSNADAVALVTEPHPQEVPAPARA encoded by the coding sequence ATGAACTATCGACGCTTGGGCAAGACGGAGCTGAACGTGTCGGTCGTCGGCATCGGCACCTGGCAATTCGGCGGGGAATGGGGCATGGACTTCTCGCAGGACGAGGTCGACGCGATCCTCGACAAGGGCGCGGAGCTCGGCATCAACCTGATCGACACGGCGGAATGCTACGGGGACCATCTGTCGGAGCAGCTCATCGGGGGGTACTTGAGCCGCCGCAAGCGCGAGGACTGGATCGTCGCCACGAAGTTCGGCCATCATTTCCATGAGCGGTTCAAGCGGACCGACGTGTACGGGGCGGGGGACGTCGTGCGCCAGCTGGACGCCTCGCTGAAGGCGCTGCGGACCGACTACGTGGACCTGTACCAGTTCCATTCGGGCCCGGACGCGGCGTTCGACAACGACGACCTGTGGACGGCGCTGGACAAGCAGGTGCAGGCCGGCAAGATCCGCCATCTGGGCACCTCCATCGGCAGCAACGACAATCTCCACCAGACGGAAGGCTCGACGCGCGTCGGCTCGCAGGCGATCCAGGTCGTCTACAACCGGCTCGACCGCAAGCCGGAGGAGCGCGTCTTTCCCGCCTGTCAGGCGCAGGACCTCGGCGTGCTGGCGCGGGTCCCGCTCGCGAGCGGCTTCCTGAGCGGGAAGTACAAGCCGGGCACATCCTTCGGCGCGACCGACGTGCGCCATCGCCAGGACGCGGAGCTGGTGCGCCGCCGCCTGGAGGAAGTAGAGCGCATCGCCGTGGAAGAGGTGCCGCAGGGCGTCGACATGGCGGCCTGGGCGCTCGCTTGGTGCCTGCGCCATCCGGCGGTGACGTCCGTCATCCCCGGCTGCAAAAATCCGCAGCAGGTGCAGAGCAACGCCGACGCGGTCGCGCTCGTGACGGAGCCGCATCCGCAGGAAGTGCCGGCACCGGCCCGCGCATAG
- a CDS encoding helix-turn-helix transcriptional regulator: MRTVAAMLPMLTELAEGIAAQFGERCEVVVHDWSRPYDSTIVSIANGHVTGRKVGDPGTNLGLEVMRGTSEGGHRQNYVTRTKDGRLLRSTSIYLKDDEGKGIGALCINLDISELMAAEKVLQGLIGLQELPPVQESFVSNVSDLLDSLIQEAEDAVGCPPALMGREERIRFVSLLDRKGAFLIKKAGEKVCAYLGISKYTLYSDLEEAKGSDGDGA, translated from the coding sequence ATGCGGACGGTAGCGGCCATGCTGCCGATGCTGACGGAGCTGGCCGAGGGCATCGCCGCGCAGTTCGGCGAGCGCTGCGAGGTCGTCGTGCACGATTGGTCGCGGCCGTACGACAGTACGATTGTTTCCATCGCCAACGGCCACGTCACCGGGCGCAAGGTCGGCGATCCCGGCACGAACCTCGGCCTCGAGGTGATGCGCGGTACGTCGGAGGGCGGCCATCGGCAGAACTACGTCACGCGGACGAAGGACGGGCGGCTGCTGCGCTCGACCTCGATCTACCTCAAGGATGACGAGGGCAAGGGGATCGGCGCGCTCTGCATCAATCTGGACATCTCCGAGCTGATGGCCGCGGAGAAAGTGCTCCAAGGGCTGATCGGCCTGCAGGAGCTGCCCCCGGTCCAGGAGTCGTTCGTGAGCAACGTGAGCGACCTGCTCGATTCGCTCATCCAGGAGGCGGAGGACGCGGTCGGCTGCCCGCCCGCGCTTATGGGGCGCGAGGAGCGCATCCGCTTCGTCTCGCTGCTCGACCGCAAGGGAGCGTTTCTCATCAAGAAGGCGGGCGAGAAGGTGTGCGCCTACCTCGGCATCTCGAAGTACACGCTGTACAGCGATCTGGAGGAAGCGAAGGGGAGCGATGGGGATGGAGCTTAA